Proteins from one Chitinophaga oryzae genomic window:
- a CDS encoding RagB/SusD family nutrient uptake outer membrane protein, with amino-acid sequence MKIAYYAGCIALLTMAVSCKKFLDKEPSSAFDERYIFSDVPNATSAVIGAYEPLTHQQAYGSRLSLMYPYDNDEMIGVTNTSAPDNSSRDLSRYNLQATNAQLPGPFQQLYTGIERANTCIKNIPAMELYSKGNAAEQQQLRRLHGEALTLRAQYYFELIRNWGDVPAQYEPSIDQPDLFLPKTDRDSIYGRILSDLKLAADLVPWRNEPGVAADERITKGAVKGLRARIALFRGGYSLRRASRRMERTADYQEYYKIARDECADIIQRRDKHTLNPVFQAVFKEGLDSYKQDPYGEVIFEIAMATGLTGNLGYYDGPRFYVAGNAGQLGNSSIRIIPTYFYSFDSLDTRRDVTTAPYYNNADKTKTVQTMVNMVSGKFRADWITPAPTTTAQQLGINWPVLRFSDVLLMFAEAENELNNGPTAAAIAAYEEVRKRGFKGNETKIGMTPSTKAAFFTALVNERSFEFGGEGIRKYDLIRWNMLYEKIQETRANYTKMMKREPPYNNLPQVMYYKTGSQTVIWGNSLYEPTPATPPAGYAKANWASSITASWITNVAQLFTPNRSELLPIPQTSLEANHKLTQDYGY; translated from the coding sequence ATGAAGATAGCTTACTATGCAGGATGTATCGCGTTGCTGACAATGGCTGTTTCCTGCAAGAAATTCCTCGATAAAGAGCCGTCGTCCGCTTTCGATGAACGGTATATTTTCAGCGATGTGCCCAACGCCACCAGCGCCGTCATCGGCGCCTATGAGCCGCTTACCCATCAGCAGGCCTACGGGAGCCGGTTGAGCCTCATGTACCCGTACGACAACGACGAAATGATCGGTGTCACCAATACCTCCGCACCCGACAACAGCTCCCGCGACCTCTCCCGTTACAACCTGCAGGCCACCAATGCCCAGCTGCCAGGGCCTTTCCAGCAGCTGTACACAGGCATAGAGCGCGCCAACACCTGCATTAAAAATATCCCGGCCATGGAGCTGTACAGCAAAGGCAACGCCGCCGAACAGCAGCAGTTGCGCCGTTTACATGGCGAAGCACTCACCCTGAGAGCGCAGTATTATTTTGAACTGATCAGGAACTGGGGAGATGTGCCTGCGCAGTATGAACCTTCTATCGATCAACCGGACCTTTTTCTGCCCAAGACAGACCGTGACAGTATTTATGGCCGTATCCTCAGCGACCTGAAACTCGCGGCAGACCTGGTGCCCTGGCGCAACGAGCCGGGCGTAGCAGCAGATGAAAGGATCACCAAAGGCGCCGTAAAAGGGCTGCGTGCCAGGATAGCGTTGTTCAGAGGCGGTTATTCGCTGCGGCGCGCTTCCCGCCGAATGGAGCGCACAGCAGATTACCAGGAGTATTACAAAATAGCGCGCGACGAATGCGCCGACATCATACAACGCCGCGATAAACACACGCTGAATCCCGTATTCCAGGCAGTATTCAAAGAAGGGCTTGATTCCTATAAACAGGACCCGTATGGTGAAGTCATCTTCGAAATAGCTATGGCAACAGGGCTGACGGGCAACCTCGGCTATTATGACGGCCCGCGTTTTTATGTGGCCGGCAACGCCGGTCAGCTGGGCAACAGTTCCATCCGCATCATTCCCACCTACTTCTATTCCTTCGATTCGCTGGATACCCGCCGCGATGTCACCACCGCGCCTTACTATAACAATGCCGACAAGACCAAGACCGTACAGACGATGGTGAATATGGTCAGCGGAAAATTCCGTGCGGACTGGATCACGCCGGCGCCCACCACCACGGCGCAACAGCTGGGCATCAACTGGCCGGTGTTACGTTTTTCCGATGTACTGCTGATGTTCGCGGAAGCAGAAAATGAACTGAACAACGGCCCTACCGCCGCCGCCATCGCGGCTTACGAAGAAGTGAGAAAAAGAGGGTTCAAAGGCAATGAAACAAAAATAGGGATGACACCCTCCACTAAAGCAGCTTTCTTTACAGCGCTGGTCAACGAACGTTCTTTTGAATTCGGGGGAGAAGGGATCCGCAAATATGATCTGATCCGCTGGAACATGCTCTATGAGAAAATCCAGGAAACAAGGGCCAACTATACAAAGATGATGAAACGGGAGCCTCCTTACAACAATCTCCCGCAGGTGATGTATTATAAAACCGGATCACAAACGGTAATATGGGGTAACTCCCTGTACGAGCCGACTCCTGCCACGCCGCCTGCAGGTTACGCCAAAGCCAACTGGGCGAGTTCCATCACCGCCAGCTGGATCACCAATGTGGCACAGCTTTTCACCCCTAACCGCAGTGAGTTGTTACCGATACCACAAACGTCGCTGGAAGCAAATCATAAGCTAACACAGGATTATGGATATTGA
- a CDS encoding SusC/RagA family TonB-linked outer membrane protein, translating into MMYKKDFIKQLTGMFVCMLLWLAPAATAQSQGNTLTGTVTSAEDHKPLIGVTVRVKDTQTATITDENGRYKLKLPAKADKLLFSYTGHVAREETIRGRAVIDVALAMETKNISDVVVVGYATVRRKDLTGAVSSVNAKQLKDIPVNSAAEALTGRLAGVQITSSEGKPGSDFTIKVRGGGSVTQDNAPLYIIDGVQVEDGFAGIAPQDIESVDVLKDASATAIYGARGANGVVIITTKNGKEGKTIVSYNGTVGVRSLPKKLKVLSPYEFVLYQYERSRGLSADSLSFATIYGDDLEKYKSVPTIDWQDNVFGRKALMQTHNVSIAGGTKTTRFNLSYTNNQEDGIMLNAGLKRNLINFKLDHRANDKLRIGLNVRYSDETISGAGSSNEGASAYNGLRHAIKYRPFELDNTNAEQEDDVDYYNDTNAGNGLGIINPVLLSNAQYRKRYTRIFNIGGYLNYTFNKHFSFRSTIGYDRNNQELNAFDGPITSNSRLNGANLPLISNILTNRSSLNNSNVLTYTNKAKSGHHINVLLGEETYTTTSGMLDNELRYFPVSITPEKAFAQFNLGTTVPLFPKTTVLESSMLSFFGKVNYDYQDKYLFSASLRADGSSKFAPDKRWGYFPSAALSWRISQEAFMRDVHFISDLKLRLSYGLAGNNRIGDYLYLNTYAANAQYALNEQITPGYAANSLANKNLKWETTVSRNIGIDAAFFKDRLQFTADLYYNKVKDLLIPIRIPTSSGYLEQLQNVGTTSNKGIELQLAATLIQKNDFSWTSNFNIAFNRNKVESLSGYLTQFYKNSGWGISGQPADFIVRTGEPVGSMYGFVNDGFYTLDDFNYDAATKIYTLKPGVTDVSTAIGVAQPGWMKLKDINGDGIIDESDKTIIGNANPKFSGGLNQQFVYKNFDLSVFLNFVAGNKILNANKVEFTNGYSRHTNMLGIMEDRWRTIDNSGKVIQQVITVGGKQVVTGASPEELAAVNGNASIWMPISGAGAFYPTSWAVEDGSFLRINNITIGYTFPSKWLSRAKISSLRIYATGNNLAVLTGYSGYDPEVNSRRSTPITPGVDYAAYPRSRSFFFGLNLTL; encoded by the coding sequence ATGATGTATAAAAAGGATTTTATCAAACAACTAACCGGCATGTTCGTCTGTATGCTGCTGTGGCTGGCGCCCGCCGCCACAGCACAGTCGCAGGGAAACACCCTCACGGGAACGGTTACCTCGGCAGAAGACCACAAACCACTCATCGGCGTCACCGTCCGGGTGAAAGACACGCAAACCGCCACCATCACGGATGAAAACGGCCGCTACAAACTAAAGCTGCCCGCCAAAGCTGACAAGCTGCTGTTCTCCTATACCGGCCATGTGGCCCGGGAAGAAACCATCCGCGGCCGCGCGGTGATCGACGTAGCCCTGGCCATGGAAACGAAAAACATCAGCGATGTAGTGGTGGTAGGCTACGCTACCGTAAGAAGAAAAGACCTGACAGGCGCCGTATCCTCCGTCAACGCCAAACAGCTGAAAGACATCCCGGTCAACTCCGCCGCGGAAGCCCTCACCGGCCGCCTTGCCGGCGTACAGATCACCTCCTCGGAAGGGAAGCCCGGATCGGATTTTACCATTAAAGTGCGGGGCGGCGGATCGGTCACACAAGACAACGCTCCCCTCTATATCATCGACGGGGTGCAGGTGGAAGACGGATTCGCCGGTATTGCGCCGCAGGACATCGAATCCGTGGACGTGCTCAAAGACGCTTCCGCTACGGCCATCTACGGCGCCCGGGGCGCCAACGGCGTAGTGATCATCACTACCAAAAACGGTAAAGAAGGCAAAACAATTGTCAGCTACAACGGCACCGTAGGCGTACGCAGCCTGCCTAAAAAACTGAAGGTGCTGTCACCCTACGAATTTGTACTGTACCAGTACGAAAGAAGCCGCGGCCTGTCGGCAGACAGCCTCTCCTTCGCCACTATCTACGGAGATGACCTGGAGAAATACAAGTCCGTGCCCACCATCGACTGGCAGGACAACGTCTTCGGCCGCAAAGCACTGATGCAGACACATAACGTCAGCATCGCCGGCGGCACTAAAACCACCCGGTTCAACCTCTCCTACACCAACAACCAGGAAGACGGCATCATGCTCAACGCAGGGCTGAAACGGAACCTGATTAACTTCAAACTGGACCACAGGGCCAATGACAAACTACGTATAGGTCTCAACGTAAGATACAGCGATGAAACCATCAGCGGCGCCGGCTCTTCCAACGAAGGCGCCTCAGCATACAACGGGCTGCGCCACGCCATCAAATACCGCCCCTTCGAACTCGACAATACCAACGCCGAACAGGAAGACGATGTGGATTACTACAACGACACCAACGCCGGCAACGGCCTCGGCATCATCAACCCGGTACTGCTCAGCAATGCTCAATACCGTAAAAGATATACCCGCATCTTCAACATTGGCGGTTACCTGAACTATACTTTCAACAAACATTTCTCTTTCCGGTCCACCATCGGGTATGACCGGAACAACCAGGAACTGAATGCCTTCGACGGTCCTATTACCTCCAATTCCAGGCTTAACGGCGCCAACCTGCCGCTGATCAGCAACATTCTTACCAACCGCAGTTCGCTCAACAACTCTAACGTGCTCACCTACACGAACAAGGCAAAAAGCGGGCACCATATAAACGTACTGCTGGGAGAAGAAACATATACCACCACGTCAGGTATGCTGGACAACGAACTGCGTTATTTCCCCGTAAGCATCACACCGGAAAAAGCCTTTGCACAATTCAACCTCGGGACGACGGTGCCGCTCTTCCCGAAAACAACCGTGCTGGAAAGCAGTATGCTGTCGTTCTTTGGAAAAGTTAACTACGACTACCAGGACAAATATCTGTTCAGCGCCAGCCTCCGTGCCGACGGTTCTTCCAAGTTCGCACCGGACAAACGCTGGGGATACTTTCCTTCCGCAGCCCTCTCCTGGCGTATCTCACAGGAAGCGTTTATGCGTGACGTGCATTTTATCTCCGACCTGAAACTACGCCTGAGCTATGGCCTCGCCGGCAACAACCGTATCGGGGATTACCTCTACCTGAACACCTACGCCGCCAACGCACAGTATGCGCTGAATGAACAGATCACGCCCGGCTATGCCGCCAACAGCCTGGCCAACAAAAACCTTAAATGGGAAACCACCGTATCACGGAACATCGGCATAGATGCCGCCTTCTTTAAAGACAGGCTGCAATTCACCGCCGACCTGTATTACAACAAAGTAAAAGACCTGCTCATTCCTATCCGCATCCCCACCAGCTCGGGCTACCTCGAACAGCTGCAAAACGTGGGCACCACTTCCAACAAAGGGATAGAGCTGCAGTTGGCCGCCACCCTCATTCAGAAAAACGATTTCAGCTGGACCTCCAATTTCAACATCGCATTTAACCGCAATAAAGTAGAATCGCTTTCCGGCTACCTGACACAGTTCTATAAAAACTCCGGCTGGGGTATCTCCGGACAACCGGCGGACTTTATCGTCAGGACCGGCGAACCCGTGGGCTCCATGTATGGTTTTGTGAATGACGGCTTTTACACCCTGGATGACTTTAACTATGACGCCGCTACGAAAATATACACCCTAAAACCCGGCGTAACAGATGTTTCCACTGCTATCGGCGTAGCCCAGCCCGGCTGGATGAAACTGAAAGATATCAACGGCGACGGCATCATCGATGAAAGTGACAAGACCATCATCGGCAATGCCAATCCTAAATTCAGCGGCGGCCTTAATCAGCAGTTCGTTTACAAAAATTTCGATCTCAGCGTATTCCTGAACTTCGTGGCAGGCAACAAGATCCTCAATGCCAATAAGGTAGAGTTCACGAACGGCTATTCCCGTCACACCAATATGCTGGGCATTATGGAAGACCGCTGGCGGACCATCGACAACAGCGGGAAAGTTATCCAGCAGGTGATCACCGTAGGCGGTAAACAGGTGGTAACCGGCGCATCGCCGGAAGAACTGGCTGCGGTGAACGGCAACGCCAGCATCTGGATGCCGATTTCCGGTGCGGGCGCCTTCTATCCTACCTCCTGGGCAGTAGAAGACGGCTCCTTCCTCCGGATCAACAACATCACTATCGGCTACACGTTTCCGTCCAAATGGCTGAGCAGAGCAAAAATCAGCAGCCTACGTATTTACGCCACCGGCAATAACCTGGCGGTGCTGACCGGCTACAGCGGGTACGATCCGGAAGTGAACTCCCGCCGCTCTACTCCCATTACGCCGGGGGTAGATTATGCCGCTTATCCGCGCAGCCGCTCTTTCTTTTTTGGTTTAAACCTGACATTATGA
- a CDS encoding DsrE family protein, with protein MKKLLIMLTFLLGSIVCLAQADYKVIFDITSKTPEAQQTLLRQLNGILKGAPDAQLEVAIYGDALDMVLKDKSGVAPAVNELLSHHKNVSFKVCGATMKRNNKTASDLLPGVQVVPDAIYEIITKQREGWGYIKVAH; from the coding sequence ATGAAAAAACTGTTGATCATGCTTACCTTCCTGCTGGGCAGCATCGTTTGCCTGGCACAGGCCGACTACAAAGTTATTTTCGACATCACCAGCAAAACGCCTGAAGCACAACAAACCCTTTTACGGCAGCTGAACGGTATCCTGAAAGGCGCTCCTGACGCGCAACTGGAAGTAGCGATATACGGAGACGCCCTCGATATGGTGTTAAAAGATAAGTCCGGCGTAGCACCTGCGGTGAACGAATTACTCAGCCATCACAAGAATGTGAGCTTTAAAGTGTGCGGCGCTACGATGAAACGAAACAACAAAACCGCCAGCGATCTGCTGCCCGGCGTACAGGTAGTGCCGGACGCCATTTATGAGATCATCACCAAACAAAGAGAAGGATGGGGTTATATTAAAGTGGCCCATTGA
- a CDS encoding AraC family transcriptional regulator — protein MFKVQTFRPHRRLQDDLLSWQMITCDFPAEEVRYLTVLPHFMQSMWFNPGPERTLYDVARQEYLPSATLSGPRSQVSEWRVDGRMQLLAAHFRPGSWSRLFRLSAQPFCDRSTDLTTVFGPGTASAIAEISSCTTPEQQVTLLESWLLAQLTAAPGNGCRIEDAIQLILAANGNITIRQLEAQVFLTKRTLERAFLDQTGLHLKMFCRLVRFRKTIDYIARMRYPQWKLLAHKAGYCDQTHFINEFRYFTHRLPHQFPDLLPPSALDFVTFI, from the coding sequence ATGTTCAAGGTGCAAACATTCCGGCCTCATCGGCGGCTGCAGGATGATCTGCTTTCGTGGCAGATGATCACATGTGATTTCCCCGCAGAAGAAGTCCGGTATCTGACGGTCCTCCCGCATTTTATGCAGAGCATGTGGTTCAATCCCGGCCCTGAGCGTACCCTGTATGATGTTGCCCGGCAGGAGTATTTACCCTCCGCTACGCTTTCAGGCCCCCGCAGCCAGGTCAGCGAATGGCGCGTCGATGGTCGTATGCAGCTGCTGGCCGCTCATTTCAGGCCGGGCAGCTGGTCCCGGTTGTTCCGCCTGTCTGCGCAACCGTTTTGTGACCGGAGCACCGACCTCACCACCGTATTCGGCCCGGGTACGGCATCCGCCATAGCGGAGATCAGTTCCTGTACTACGCCGGAGCAACAGGTAACATTGCTGGAATCCTGGCTGCTGGCGCAGTTAACAGCAGCACCCGGAAATGGTTGTCGTATCGAAGATGCCATTCAGCTTATCCTTGCGGCCAACGGTAACATTACCATCCGGCAACTGGAAGCGCAGGTATTCCTTACCAAACGTACGCTGGAAAGGGCGTTCCTGGACCAGACGGGGCTGCACCTGAAAATGTTCTGCCGGCTGGTCCGTTTCAGAAAAACCATCGATTACATAGCGCGGATGCGGTACCCGCAATGGAAGCTGCTGGCGCATAAAGCCGGATATTGTGATCAGACGCATTTTATCAATGAATTCCGCTATTTCACCCACCGCTTACCACATCAGTTCCCTGATTTGTTACCACCATCCGCTTTAGATTTTGTCACTTTTATCTGA
- a CDS encoding rhamnogalacturonan acetylesterase — protein MRLTNITRIMLAGLGLLLCSFLPQQKKVRIFSIGDSTMCDYDEKYLTGFGGDSLYPIRGWMQMARPLFPSYVEVHNAARSGRSSKSFRTEGHWQKVIDSVQQGDYVFIMFGPNDQKPDTARHTDPHTTFRQNLMNYVNEVKAKNARPVLFTCLVRRKFDNNGKVENTHGDYVAVVRELAAEMKVPLVDLNKKSAELLEEYGPEASVKLFVHIQPGIFPKLPKGKKDDTHLSELGATKVAETALRELKDLGIF, from the coding sequence ATGCGATTAACGAATATCACCAGGATCATGCTGGCAGGCCTGGGCCTGTTGCTTTGCAGTTTCCTGCCACAGCAAAAAAAAGTACGCATCTTCTCTATCGGCGACTCTACCATGTGTGACTATGATGAAAAATACCTCACCGGCTTTGGCGGAGACAGTCTCTATCCTATCCGCGGCTGGATGCAGATGGCCCGCCCGCTTTTCCCTTCTTATGTGGAGGTACACAACGCTGCCCGCAGCGGCAGAAGTTCCAAAAGTTTCCGCACGGAAGGGCATTGGCAAAAAGTAATCGATAGCGTGCAGCAGGGCGATTACGTTTTTATTATGTTCGGCCCGAACGATCAAAAGCCGGATACGGCCAGGCATACCGATCCACATACTACCTTCCGTCAGAACCTGATGAACTACGTTAACGAAGTGAAAGCGAAGAATGCCCGCCCGGTGCTGTTTACCTGCCTTGTACGCCGTAAGTTCGACAACAACGGCAAAGTGGAAAACACACACGGCGATTACGTTGCTGTAGTACGGGAACTGGCGGCCGAAATGAAAGTACCGCTGGTAGACCTGAATAAAAAATCAGCAGAACTGCTGGAAGAATATGGGCCGGAAGCATCGGTGAAATTATTCGTGCACATTCAGCCGGGCATCTTTCCCAAACTGCCAAAAGGCAAAAAAGACGATACGCATCTAAGTGAATTGGGTGCTACCAAAGTAGCGGAAACAGCGCTGAGAGAGTTGAAGGATTTGGGGATTTTTTGA
- a CDS encoding c-type cytochrome, with the protein MTNKQCYVTFLMGLLTALYSCRRAGPLPEKLWQAPDTAMIPHTAEGDRIRYGRSLIAHTARYLGPQGSVAQISNGMNCQNCHLDAGTKPWGNNYGSTASTYPKFRARSGTVESIAKKVNDCFVRSLNGAALDSNSPELQAIIAYIQWLGKDLPKGYKTPGSGIRELPYLPVAADTVKGEAVFLQQCQRCHGADGYGERPAGATEYRYPPLWGPGSYNTGAGLYRLSRFAGYVKYNMPLGVDDQHPLLSDEDAWNVAAFVNSQPRPAKAFPADWPDIRTKPPDHPFGPFSDTFPAVQHKYGPFGPIARHHKK; encoded by the coding sequence ATGACCAACAAACAGTGTTACGTCACTTTTTTAATGGGGCTGCTCACCGCCCTGTATAGCTGCCGCCGCGCAGGTCCCTTACCGGAAAAATTATGGCAGGCGCCTGATACCGCCATGATCCCGCATACCGCCGAAGGCGACCGGATACGCTATGGCCGGTCGCTGATAGCGCATACCGCCCGATACCTTGGTCCACAGGGCAGCGTGGCGCAGATCAGCAATGGCATGAACTGCCAGAACTGCCACCTGGACGCCGGCACCAAACCATGGGGCAATAATTATGGCAGTACCGCCTCCACCTATCCGAAGTTCAGGGCCAGAAGCGGCACGGTGGAATCCATCGCCAAAAAAGTGAACGATTGTTTTGTGAGAAGTCTCAACGGCGCCGCCCTTGACAGCAACAGTCCGGAGCTGCAGGCCATCATCGCCTATATACAATGGCTGGGAAAAGATCTTCCCAAAGGATATAAAACGCCCGGTAGCGGTATCCGTGAACTGCCCTATCTGCCGGTAGCTGCTGATACGGTGAAAGGGGAAGCCGTTTTCCTCCAACAGTGCCAGCGGTGCCATGGCGCCGATGGTTATGGCGAGCGCCCTGCCGGGGCAACGGAATACCGTTACCCGCCGCTATGGGGGCCCGGCAGCTATAACACCGGCGCCGGCTTATACCGGCTGTCGAGGTTTGCCGGATATGTGAAATACAACATGCCCCTGGGCGTCGATGATCAGCATCCGCTGCTCAGCGATGAAGATGCCTGGAATGTGGCAGCCTTCGTGAATTCGCAACCACGGCCGGCAAAAGCCTTTCCGGCCGACTGGCCCGATATCCGGACCAAACCACCGGACCATCCCTTTGGCCCTTTCAGCGACACCTTCCCCGCTGTGCAGCACAAATATGGCCCCTTCGGCCCCATTGCACGGCACCACAAAAAATAA
- a CDS encoding Gfo/Idh/MocA family protein — MQDHYFSRRKFLYTGAVALSGAMLTSTLPVLGHAAAAPLKIGIIGTGNRGSGIAKLLQKISGMELIACCDVIPAHLQRGMSLAAKGAKAYTDYRQLLNDKKVEAVIIATPLSMHYPMAKDALDAGKHVYLEKTMTYDIPQAIQLAAQVRKSGLVLQVGHQYRYYELYHRVKEVIGQNWLGKVTHFECQYHRNSDWRNPVPDPSLERLVNWRMYREYSGGLVAELCGHQIDMVNYLLDAHPLRVVGMGGIDYWKDGRETWDNVRTVFEYPGGVKASVSSILSNAYKGYAIRVLGDRGTIEIQRDKAFVYSEGGKKELAVVDGVTGATKTDQAGEGAPLTFGVAGQPVPEPTTSALLAFAESIRKNIPPASSAETGKIAAIAVHMANKAIETGASQSWKPEYDAS, encoded by the coding sequence ATGCAAGACCACTATTTTTCCCGCAGAAAATTTTTGTATACAGGCGCAGTGGCGCTGTCAGGCGCCATGTTGACCAGCACCCTGCCCGTACTGGGACACGCAGCGGCAGCACCGCTGAAAATCGGCATTATTGGCACCGGCAACCGCGGCAGCGGCATAGCCAAACTACTGCAGAAAATATCCGGCATGGAACTGATCGCCTGCTGTGATGTGATACCGGCGCATTTGCAGCGGGGCATGTCGCTGGCAGCCAAAGGAGCGAAAGCATATACCGATTACCGGCAGCTGCTGAACGATAAAAAAGTGGAAGCCGTTATCATCGCCACCCCGCTGTCGATGCATTACCCCATGGCTAAAGATGCGCTGGATGCCGGCAAACATGTATATCTCGAAAAAACCATGACTTATGATATCCCGCAGGCGATACAGCTGGCAGCGCAGGTCCGCAAAAGCGGCCTGGTGTTGCAGGTAGGTCATCAGTACCGCTATTATGAGCTGTATCACCGGGTGAAGGAAGTGATCGGGCAAAACTGGCTGGGAAAAGTCACCCATTTTGAATGCCAGTACCATCGCAATTCCGACTGGCGGAACCCTGTGCCAGACCCGTCGCTGGAGCGGCTGGTCAACTGGCGCATGTACCGCGAATACTCCGGTGGGCTTGTAGCGGAGCTGTGCGGTCACCAGATCGATATGGTAAATTACCTGCTGGATGCGCATCCGTTGCGCGTAGTGGGCATGGGAGGCATCGACTATTGGAAAGACGGCAGGGAAACATGGGATAATGTGCGGACCGTTTTTGAATATCCCGGCGGCGTGAAAGCCAGCGTGTCTTCTATCCTTAGCAATGCTTACAAAGGGTATGCTATCCGGGTGCTGGGCGATCGTGGCACCATTGAGATACAGCGGGATAAAGCGTTTGTCTACAGTGAAGGAGGGAAAAAGGAGCTGGCGGTGGTAGATGGTGTTACCGGCGCCACCAAAACCGATCAGGCCGGGGAAGGCGCCCCGCTGACATTCGGCGTTGCTGGTCAACCGGTGCCGGAGCCGACCACTTCCGCGTTGCTGGCTTTCGCAGAAAGCATCCGTAAAAATATCCCCCCTGCTTCCAGTGCGGAAACAGGCAAAATAGCCGCAATAGCGGTGCATATGGCTAACAAAGCCATCGAAACGGGCGCCAGCCAGTCCTGGAAGCCGGAATACGATGCTTCTTAA
- a CDS encoding RNA polymerase sigma factor, producing the protein MDSSEFHNEPALLRQIAAGNEMAFSVLVDRYWTRVYGHALTYAKSLPAAEEMTQDVFMDIWNSREKLPDIDHFPNYLFIVTRNRLLKIIRKRLEATASLEDIHPADDIWLPDQQAEYREIHTLLMHGISQLPPARRQVFTMSRLEGKGYDQIGQELQISRNTVKEHIVKALHFLRHYMARHGRPMLSLLTFLVTTLFP; encoded by the coding sequence TTGGATAGTAGCGAATTTCATAACGAACCGGCTTTACTGCGACAGATAGCGGCCGGCAACGAGATGGCTTTCAGCGTGCTGGTAGACCGTTATTGGACAAGGGTGTACGGGCACGCATTGACATACGCCAAATCATTGCCGGCAGCGGAAGAAATGACGCAGGATGTTTTCATGGACATCTGGAACAGCCGTGAAAAACTCCCGGATATCGATCATTTCCCGAACTACCTCTTCATCGTTACCCGCAACCGCCTGTTAAAAATCATCCGGAAAAGACTGGAAGCAACAGCCTCCCTGGAAGACATCCATCCCGCCGATGACATCTGGCTCCCTGACCAGCAGGCCGAATACCGGGAAATACACACCTTACTGATGCATGGCATTTCCCAGCTGCCGCCCGCACGCCGGCAGGTATTCACCATGAGCCGTCTTGAGGGAAAAGGCTACGACCAGATTGGCCAGGAGCTGCAGATTTCCCGTAATACCGTCAAGGAACATATTGTGAAAGCCCTTCATTTTCTCCGGCATTATATGGCACGCCACGGCCGGCCGATGCTTTCCCTGCTGACTTTCCTCGTCACCACCCTGTTCCCGTAA